Proteins encoded by one window of Rouxiella chamberiensis:
- the metJ gene encoding met regulon transcriptional regulator MetJ — translation MAEWNGEYVSPYAEHGKKSEQVKKITVSIPLKVLKILTDERTRRQVNNLRHATNSELLCEAFLHAFTGQPLPNDEDLRKERSDEIPEAAKILMRELGVDPDTWEY, via the coding sequence ATGGCTGAGTGGAACGGCGAATATGTCAGCCCCTACGCTGAACACGGTAAGAAAAGCGAACAAGTTAAAAAGATTACGGTTTCCATTCCTCTGAAAGTATTGAAGATTTTGACGGATGAGCGCACGCGCCGCCAGGTTAACAACCTGCGCCATGCCACAAACAGCGAACTGCTGTGCGAAGCTTTCCTGCATGCCTTTACGGGCCAGCCGCTGCCAAACGATGAAGACCTGCGTAAAGAACGTAGCGACGAGATTCCGGAAGCCGCCAAAATTCTCATGCGTGAACTGGGTGTAGATCCCGATACCTGGGAATATTAA
- the rpmE gene encoding 50S ribosomal protein L31: protein MKQGIHPKYEVVTANCSCGNVIKIGSTVGHDLNLDVCGECHPFYTGKQREVTTGGRVDRFNKRFSVPSSK, encoded by the coding sequence ATGAAACAAGGTATCCACCCTAAATACGAAGTTGTTACTGCTAACTGTTCTTGCGGTAACGTTATCAAAATCGGTTCTACTGTTGGTCACGACCTGAACCTGGACGTTTGTGGTGAATGCCACCCGTTCTACACTGGTAAGCAACGTGAAGTGACTACCGGTGGCCGCGTTGACCGCTTCAACAAGCGTTTCAGCGTACCGAGCAGCAAATAA